A DNA window from Helianthus annuus cultivar XRQ/B chromosome 15, HanXRQr2.0-SUNRISE, whole genome shotgun sequence contains the following coding sequences:
- the LOC110907016 gene encoding cysteine-rich repeat secretory protein 38, protein MSWTMLFIITSFGYVTCIDGIHPTSSECLPAQNSSMDTIYKSNRRTLLDSLAKNVPLQNGFFNTSVGNGSDRVYGLAWCRADVSPKTCGKCLNDTITASLTSCPESKSLVTYLSLCSLGFSNDSFFGELWDSSSSSSNGGDNFDDPLVFSKGFSMMQSLIGNVSSQPLMFEMGVVDVGSDGKRYGLGQCRRDISKLDCEKCLEDLLTTYNKFVLNQTWWDMRAMSCGLWYDHVRFYQDDFRENRDDSEVSNPIPSGGEKWYKGDMTLVFVAFLVLHWI, encoded by the coding sequence ATGTCATGGACAATGTTGTTTATTATCACAAGCTTTGGTTATGTTACTTGTATAGATGGTATTCATCCTACGAGTTCCGAGTGTTTACCAGCTCAAAACTCATCTATGGATACTATCTACAAATCAAACCGTAGAACGTTGTTGGATTCGCTAGCCAAAAACGTGCCTCTTCAAAATGGTTTCTTCAATACTAGTGTTGGGAATGGTTCGGATCGAGTTTATGGTCTAGCGTGGTGTCGTGCGGATGTTTCTCCTAAAACATGCGGCAAGTGTTTGAATGACACTATCACTGCGTCATTAACGAGTTGTCCCGAGAGCAAATCGTTGGTGACGTATTTGAGTTTGTGCAGCTTAGGGTTCTCAAACGATAGTTTCTTTGGTGAACTTTGGGATAGCTCATCGTCATCGAGTAATGGTGGCGATAACTTCGACGACCCTTTGGTGTTTTCGAAAGGGTTTTCGATGATGCAATCTTTAATAGGAAATGTTTCAAGTCAACCGTTGATGTTTGAGATGGGTGTTGTTGATGTTGGAAGTGATGGGAAGAGGTATGGGCTGGGTCAATGTCGTCGAGATATAAGTAAGTTGGATTGCGAAAAATGCTTGGAGGATCTTCTAACGACTTATAATAAGTTCGTGTTGAATCAAACTTGGTGGGATATGCGAGCAATGAGTTGCGGTTTGTGGTATGACCATGTTCGGTTTTACCAAGACGATTTCAGAGAAAACCGAGACGATTCAGAGGTTTCGAACCCGATCCCTTCAG